The Phyllostomus discolor isolate MPI-MPIP mPhyDis1 chromosome 9, mPhyDis1.pri.v3, whole genome shotgun sequence nucleotide sequence agttttgttacTTAACAGgatgattcagaaaaataaatttcctgaaGTTTCCAAACAATTAAAGCATGATACTTCAAGCAgatgttaacttaaaaaataattttgctactgctacattaaaataaataattgtactACTGTCACTCACATTTAACACATGTCCTTTAAGAAACACAGACAAATGGAGTTTCTCTGTTCCTTGGTCACCAGTTTGCACTTTAATACACAGGTTCTCTTCTCcctttaaattctaaaaattaggattacaaaaatttaaaaaaaaaaagcctaaaaaaaCCTTTCTCAAATTCTacttcctaggtatttttttcctgtgttcaaaacaaaaaagctaagccctggctggcgtagctcagtggattgagcacaggctgtgaaccaaagtgtcgcaggttcgattcccagccagggtacatgcctgggtttcaggccataacccccagcaaccgcacattgatgtttctctctctctctctctctctctctctctatctccctcccttccctctctaaaagtaaataaataaaatcttaaaaaaaaccccaaaaaacaaaaaaactaccaAGAGTATGCCAACTTCTAATATCAATGCGTTTCCTAACTGAAGAAAGGAAGTTTTTCTTACAAAACTTTGGTTTTTAACTGTAACTTAGTCTTCCCAAGGGTACTTTTTCacataatttaattcaatttaaatgTAATGGACTATCTATGAGTACTTTGATATGTAAAGGGTAAGACACAGCTCCTATCCAGGAAGAGCCTAGTACTTgtatgggaaagggagggaaggtagacaggagagagagaagcaaatgcTGTAATAACTTAGTGGAGCTGAAGAAGAGGCTGTGATCACACCCGGCTAAATGAAAAGGACAGCAGATTGCTCACCACTGACCGACTGGTGAGAACAAACTTGCACTCACTCTTGTATATTCCCCACCttcatccctccttccttcttcccctatACTAAGCTGTCTGAGCTTAAATGCTTCCAAATACTTTTGATCACTACTAGTAGACTTGGATAAAAATAATAGTGCCAAAGGCCCTAGGTGACAAAGGAAAGTCAAACAACAAACAGCACTTTTCATCACTGTGTAGACAGTTTTATATGTGATTTTGCAACCTTAATTATTCTAAGGGGGACCATGGGGGTCCCACCCAAGTTCTggaggtaaaaaaagaaatatgattagAATtctggtgctttaaaaaaattaaggaagaattCAATAAAGGTGCACATTCTTCCAAAGTAAAAAACTACCTAATAGCTCTGGAGGGGTACCTAAACCTCTGTTCTCTTCATGACAAAGACAACAATGTGACAAATAATGTTGGCTTAAGTATCTTACAATAGTCATTATACGAAGTCTATTTTTATTCTAAGTGAGCCAGAACTCTAGGGAACCTACCAACTTGTCTCTCCCCTCATCCCCATTGCTGTGGTCCTCCTACAGAAATAATGTGTAATGTGTAATGTTTTCCCAATATGTGTAATGTTTTCCCAACATGTCAgccatgtgtatgtgtgaacataTCTGTGGGTTTTTCAGAGAAATATCTTTTTGCTTTTGGGCTGAATGTGCACACAAGGCAACTCAATCACTGGATAACAGTGTCTATATGGGAACAGAAACCATGTGAAACTGAAATGGTTACTAAACATAGTACAGTTTTAGGTTACTCTAATTATTTGATAAGTCTGTTAGTAAATAGCTAATACATTGCTTCTTGCTCCAACATGTAATAACTTTAGATCTGAAAGTTGCCCATCTCTGATAAAAATTCTGGACCACATTAacgttaaataaaatatttattgtgattttttcccctgtgacataagattgtttatttttccaagcTCTCCAAATGACACAGTTGCAGAACCTCTTGCAGCTGGTCTTgcctgaaaataataataaaattaaagacattagAAATAGATAAATGTATAGTCCTAACTAAATgcctttatgttttatatttttaaaaaatccccctccctaagtaaacaaacaataaaaagcaaatggaaacataaacaCACTAAGCAAAGTGATTTGTCATACTGTTACCTGTGAATCATGATATTTCCATCCTATCATGTAATAGATCTGATATGTGGCAGGTACTGAACCATCCTCATTTCTGTACATTTCTATGAAGACAAATAATGGTTATAGTCTGAAAAAATGCCAGTAGGGAAAATAATTTGCTTGATAAAAGTCATGTCCTCAAAAGAGAAATGGATATTGGGATGCTCGCAAGATTCTGGAAATGCCTTACCTGAAAATCCTCAATACTTGAGAAGCTGATAGTATGGAAATAGTAAGGACTATATGGAAAAGGGATACAGAGGAATAGGATCTGTGATTTGAAGGAAGGACAATAAGTCCAATGGTGCTTTAACAGGAAAGGACAAAGCACTAGCAATTGTAAGAGATAAACATGACAAGGGACAAGTTCCCCAGTGCATCTGGGTAGCAGACCAGTCGGCTTCCTTACCTCTATACACAGCTGCAGCTGCCAGCATTGTGTCCCGGTGCAGGAGAGCTTTTCTATTCCATGCGCAGTTGCTCTCACCCATACCTAAAAATACACTACAGGCAGTTTGAGATCATACAGCAAATACCCTGAACAGCTCAATCAATACTGCCGATTTAACCTTATGCCATCCAATAGTACACCATTCTCTAATAGTCATGTAAAATTACTAACTAATCTCATTTTGCTCTCAGAATGTAGTGAAGCTTCTTAGTGACTAAGGCGAAACTACCTGAAGCTTCTGAGTATTAAGACAAATAGAGAAGTCAAATTTCAGGAGGCTGTGCCCATAAGCACATTTTACTTGTCAGTGATGGTCTAAAGTAAGCCAGCTGGGCAAAAATTGAGGCGAGTGGCCCTCCAGGTGAGTCATCAAGAATAGGCAAGTGCCTTTCCAAGGATGCCACATTTTATGCCCCTTTTAGCTGCTCTTCAAAGGAGCACAGGACACTGCTACAATGCCTTACTCCTACTAAGCCGTGATTGTAATATGATCATGAAACTTGGAAAAGGGCTCTGATGCTCATTAGATTATACCAAAGCTGATGGGTTTCCAAATTTTATAATTCTTCACTAATCCCAGATTAGGAAAAAATTAGGTACATTCTTTTCAGGGGCACTAtccttaatgttttaaaatttatttttagatttctttctgCTAAGTTGATAGCTAAAGGCTAgggttaatattattttattgttcattaaaAATTAGTGTTGTATATTTGATTCTTCTTTATGCATATACTTAAACAAAATTACTTTGAAAGGCCAGATTTTAAACTagtcttcaaaattaaaaaaaattccaaatcaaaaatcttttatatttattctctATATACTTGTAGAGAATAAATCagtttcttgattttgtttttctactttcacaaaagaaaaccaaaaagctTCTCAGTATCAATGTTcattattagtttaaaaataataatctcccAAGTTTTCAATGGCCTTactgaaaacaatcaacaaattAGTGGTAATAAGTAAATCTCATTCTTTCCAATCCTAAAGGCTCCTATTATTCCCTAGAATAATGAATCTCGGATACTAAAAGCAATGTTTCTCATCCTGTGAGTTAAGCAGCCCCAGTTCAGGAAGaccaaaagacaaacaaaccagGAGATTAATCATCATGAAGAAGAGGGTGGATCTTACTCTTACTGTCACAAAGCAGCTAGATGATCTTAGACCAATTGCTCTGGGTCTTTAAAGTAGCCAGACTAGATGATCTCTAAGGCTTATAATGCTAACATTTTAGACCCACTATAcaatctcattttaaaacattctccTATATAGTGAGTATCAACTATATCAGGAGACCAGAAGTAAACGGGGACTCACACTGGAAGAGTCTGTTGCTGCTAATGGCTGTGGTGCTTCCACTTCTGCTTAACTTCCTGCTGCCATGATGTTAGTTAGCAGGCAGCACCAGTGAAAAacaggtttaattttttaatgtaaatacttAATAGGATATACTAATTAAGATTACTAGACATAATGCTTTTTCTGAAGGTCTGACCTAGGTCTAACCTAGGCATAATGCTCCTTCTGTTACAGGGATTCAAGGGCATTCCTGGACAGCATAGACAGAAACTCTGCTGCTAGGGCAGCCCACCCTCCTCTCACA carries:
- the NDUFAF5 gene encoding arginine-hydroxylase NDUFAF5, mitochondrial isoform X6, producing MFGGDTLYELRCSLQLAETEREGGFSPHVSPFTAVNDLGHLLGKAGFNTLTVDTDEIQVNYPGMFELMEDLQGMGESNCAWNRKALLHRDTMLAAAAVYREMYRNEDGSVPATYQIYYMIGWKYHDSQARPAARGSATVSFGELGKINNLMSQGKKSQ